The following are encoded together in the Lathyrus oleraceus cultivar Zhongwan6 chromosome 3, CAAS_Psat_ZW6_1.0, whole genome shotgun sequence genome:
- the LOC127127437 gene encoding protein SCO1 homolog 1, mitochondrial produces MASLISTKTNHFRYASRYLLSHLLRNPAPTSSLLSPSPLSHHLSTQPRQVGNQGYRNGSFMLYQRLLSGTANQDKPPADSNSSSNDDSGKGKESGGEQEQKSDAGKSIRGSPVSWLSLVFLVLTGAGLVYYYDREKKRHIEGIHNASEEVKQGPSAGKAAIGGPFELTNHHGKRVTEKDFLGRWTLMYFGFTHCPDICPEELQKLAAAVDKIKEKSGIQTVPVFISVDPERDTVEQVAEYVKEFHPKLIGLTGSTDEIKSVARAYRVYYMKTAEEDSDYLVDHSIVIYLMAPDMGFVKFFGKNNDVDSLTDGVIKEIKQYKKK; encoded by the exons ATGGCGTCCCTCATATCCACCAAAACCAACCACTTTCGTTACGCTTCTCGTTATCTCTTATCTCACCTCCTTCGCAATCCCGCACCCACCTCCTCCCTTCTTTCACCATCACCACTCTCTCATCACCTTTCAACGCAACCTCGCCAG GTTGGGAATCAAGGTTATCGTAATGGGTCATTTATGCTGTATCAGAGACTTTTATCCGGTACTGCTAATCAAGATAAACCACCAGCTGATAGTAATAGTTCATCAAACGATGATTCTGGTAAAGGAAAAGAGTCTGGTGGAGAACAGGAACAGAAAAGTGATGCTGGAAAATCCATCCGTGGATCG CCGGTTTCGTGGTTGAGCTTAGTTTTTCTGGTTTTAACTGGAGCTGGATTGGTATATTACTATGATAGGGAAAAGAAACGACATATAGAAG GAATACATAATGCTTCAGAGGAAGTTAAGCAGGGACCTTCTGCGGGCAAAGCTGCGATCGGAGGTCCATTTGAGCTCACCAACCACCACGGAAAACGTGTAACTGAAAAAGACTTCCTGGGTAGATGGACATTGATGTATTTTGGATTTACTCACTGCCCAGATATCTGTCCCGAGGAACTACAGAAGTTAGCAGCTGCAGTAGATAAAATAA AGGAGAAATCTGGAATTCAAACTGTGCCGGTTTTTATATCTGTTGATCCTGAGAGGGATACTGTTGAACAAGTGGCTGAATACGTCAAAG aaTTTCATCCAAAGTTGATTGGACTAACTGGTAGCACAGATGAGATAAAAAGTGTTGCTCGTGCATATCGCGTTTATTACATGAAGACAGCGGAGGAGGACTCGGATTATCTTGTTGATCACTCCATAGTCAT ATACTTGATGGCACCCGACATGGGATTCGTAAAGTTTTTCGGCAAGAACAACGATGTTGACTCACTTACTGATGGAGTTATTAAGGAGATAAAGCAATATAAGAAGAAGTAA